The region GACGATCGTCCGCGCCGCTTCCTGGGCGCCGAGATCGGTGCGGGGCAGGAAGACCTGCCCCACGGCGATGGGGCCGGCACGCAGAGCGTGGCCCGTGCGGCGCACCTGGTCTGCGAAGAAGTCCTGCGGCACCGACAGCAGGATGCCCGCGCCGTCGCCGGTCTTGCCGTCGGCGTCCACCGCGCCCCGGTGCCAGACGGCCTTCAGCGCCTTGATGGCGAGATCAACGACCTCGCGGCGCGGCTGGCCGTCGATGGCGCAGACCAAGCCCACGCCGCAGTTGTCGCGCTCGCTGGCCGGATCATAGGCATGACCGTCAATCAGACGCTGACGGTTGGCGAAGTAGAGGTCGAGGATATCGTTCATGGTCGTCTACTCCGCCGCGACCAGCGCCGGAGCGCTCGCCTTGGCCGTCAGGTACGAATGGATGGAATCCGCTGCGTCGCGGCCGTCGCGGATGGCCCAGACCACCAGGGAGGCGCCTCGCACGATGTCGCCGGCGGCGAACACCCCGTCGAGATTGGTCATCTGATTGCGGAAGTCGGCGCGCACGGTGCCGCTGCGCGACACTTTCAGTTCCGGGGCGGACCACAGCTGCGGCAGGTTTTCCGGCTCGAAACCCAGGGCCTTGATCACCAGTTGCGCAGGGCGGTCAAAATCGCCGCCCGGGACCTCTTCGGGCGACTGACGCCCCGAAGCGTCGGGCGAGCCTAGACGCATGCGGGCCGCATGCACGCCAGTCACCGCGTCGGCGTCGCCGCGCACCGCCTTGGGCGCGGCCAGCCATTCGAAATGGACGCCCTCTTCCTCGGCGTTGGCCACCTCGCGCATGGAGCCCGGCATATTGGTCTTGTCGCGGCGATAGAGGCAGGTCACCGAGGTCGCGCCCTGGCGGATGGCGGTGCGCACGCAGTCCATGGCGGTGTCGCCGCCGCCGACCACGACCACGTCCTTGCCGTGTGCGTTCAACTTACCAGAGGTGATCTCCTCGACCGCGTCGCCCAGGCTGTGGCGGTTGGAGGCGATCAGGTAGTCGAGAGCGGCCACAACGCCGGTCGAGCCCGCGCCCGGCACGGTCAGATCGCGGGCCGCATAGACGCCGGTGGCGATCAGCACGGCGTCATGACGCTCGCGCAGTTGCTCCAGGGTAGCGTCCTTGCCAACGTCAAAACCCATCTGGAAGACAATGCCGCCTTCGGCCAGACGACGGGTGCGGCGCTCGACCACGTCCTTTTCCAGCTTGAAGCCGGGGATGCCATAGATCAGCAGGCCGCCCGGGCGATCGTGGCGGTCATAGATGGTCACGTCATAGCCGCCTTCACGCAGGCGCTCGGCCGCCGCCAGACCCGCCGGGCCGGCGCCGATGACGCCCACCGACTGGCCGCGCGAGGGGCCGGCGACCAGAGGGCGCACCCAGCCTTCCTCCCAGGCCTTATCCGACAGATATTTCTCCACCGCGCCGATGGTGACCGTCCCGTGGCCCGACTGCTCGATGACGCAGTTGCCTTCGCACAAGCGGTCCTGCGGGCAGATGCGGCCGCAGATTTCGGGCATGGCGTTGGTGGCCTGAGAAAGCTCATAGGCTTCCTGCACACGGCCTTCGGCCGTCATGCGCAGCCAGTCGGGGATATTGTTGTGCAGCGGGCAATGTGACTGGCAAAACGGCACACCGCACTGAGAGCAGCGCGAAGCCTGCTCTGTCGCCTTGGCGTCAATGAAGTCGCCGTAGATTTCCAGGAAGTCGTCCGAACGGGCGTCGGCGTTGCGCTTTTCCGGCATCCGCCGCGGCGTCACCGTGAACTTCAACATGCGTTCGGCCATGATCATCCCCTTCTCGACGCGCGCGGGGCCCGGCAGAGGCATAACCTTGCGCGCGATGGGGTCTTACGTGCCGTTCATTGCAGCGAAAACAGTATAGTCCTATTTATTGACAATTATCCGCTCGCAAATCCCGTCCTATTCGCCGAAAACGTCTATTGAGAGTCGCTATCAGTCAATTTTATAGACTATACGACCTGTTTACCTTATCGCGCCACGCCTTGAGCTCCCGTCG is a window of Caulobacter sp. NIBR2454 DNA encoding:
- a CDS encoding NAD(P)-dependent oxidoreductase, which encodes MAERMLKFTVTPRRMPEKRNADARSDDFLEIYGDFIDAKATEQASRCSQCGVPFCQSHCPLHNNIPDWLRMTAEGRVQEAYELSQATNAMPEICGRICPQDRLCEGNCVIEQSGHGTVTIGAVEKYLSDKAWEEGWVRPLVAGPSRGQSVGVIGAGPAGLAAAERLREGGYDVTIYDRHDRPGGLLIYGIPGFKLEKDVVERRTRRLAEGGIVFQMGFDVGKDATLEQLRERHDAVLIATGVYAARDLTVPGAGSTGVVAALDYLIASNRHSLGDAVEEITSGKLNAHGKDVVVVGGGDTAMDCVRTAIRQGATSVTCLYRRDKTNMPGSMREVANAEEEGVHFEWLAAPKAVRGDADAVTGVHAARMRLGSPDASGRQSPEEVPGGDFDRPAQLVIKALGFEPENLPQLWSAPELKVSRSGTVRADFRNQMTNLDGVFAAGDIVRGASLVVWAIRDGRDAADSIHSYLTAKASAPALVAAE